From the genome of Paracoccus seriniphilus, one region includes:
- a CDS encoding A/G-specific adenine glycosylase gives MRPGTGTPDPYRVWLSEVMLQQTTVAAVRAYFQRFTTRWPAVSDLAAADDAEVMAEWAGLGYYARARNLMACARAVTARGGFPRTRAGLRELPGIGPYTSAAIAAIAYDQPETVVDGNVERVVSRLFAVQTPLPGSKPELTRLAETLTPSNRPGDYAQAMMDLGATICTPRNPACVICPLQQDCDAREQGIAAALPRKTPKPPKPERQGIAWIARSGQSILLEERPAKGLLGGTLAFPSAGWDGSDQPPPGAASWREMGQVRHVFTHFSLTMTVMLGDLTGNPERGQLVPIAQIDRNALPGLMRKVWDMAQGEIAA, from the coding sequence ATGCGGCCGGGAACCGGCACCCCCGATCCCTATCGGGTCTGGCTGTCCGAGGTGATGCTGCAACAAACCACCGTGGCTGCGGTCAGGGCCTATTTCCAGCGTTTCACCACGCGCTGGCCCGCTGTCAGCGATCTGGCCGCCGCCGATGATGCCGAGGTCATGGCCGAATGGGCCGGGCTTGGATATTATGCCCGGGCACGCAACCTGATGGCCTGCGCACGCGCGGTGACCGCCCGGGGTGGCTTTCCCCGGACGCGGGCGGGATTGCGTGAGCTGCCCGGAATCGGCCCCTATACCTCGGCCGCTATTGCCGCGATTGCCTATGATCAGCCCGAAACCGTCGTGGACGGCAATGTCGAGCGCGTCGTCTCTCGGCTGTTTGCCGTCCAGACACCGCTGCCCGGCTCCAAGCCGGAACTGACGCGTCTGGCGGAAACGCTGACCCCGAGCAACCGGCCCGGAGATTATGCGCAGGCGATGATGGATCTGGGCGCGACCATCTGCACCCCGCGCAATCCGGCCTGCGTGATCTGCCCGTTGCAACAGGATTGCGATGCCCGCGAACAGGGCATTGCCGCCGCGCTGCCGCGCAAGACACCCAAGCCCCCCAAGCCCGAACGTCAGGGCATCGCCTGGATCGCCCGTTCGGGTCAGTCGATCCTGCTGGAGGAACGACCCGCCAAGGGGCTGCTGGGCGGCACGCTGGCGTTTCCATCGGCTGGCTGGGACGGCAGCGACCAGCCGCCCCCCGGGGCGGCAAGTTGGCGCGAAATGGGGCAGGTGCGCCATGTCTTTACCCATTTCAGCCTGACCATGACCGTCATGCTGGGCGATCTGACCGGCAATCCGGAACGCGGCCAGCTTGTTCCCATTGCGCAAATCGACCGGAACGCCCTGCCCGGCCTGATGCGCAAGGTCTGGGATATGGCGCAGGGCGAGATCGCGGCGTAA
- a CDS encoding COQ9 family protein, with protein sequence MTDTDRDRLLQAALNHVPFDGMNERALLAGARDIGLSPALARVHFPQGGAGLAAAYHRRADAALREWLEQTPPEGRFRDRVAEAVWHRLTLVDPELVRAGAAVLALPQNAVLAARLVWETADTIWVGLGDTSEDANWYSKRATLSAVISATVLFWLGDSSENHQETRDFIDRRIDGVMRFETIKSRLSKLPGAESLGRAAFGWMRAPRDRNLPGKTRL encoded by the coding sequence ATGACCGATACAGATCGCGACCGATTGTTGCAGGCTGCACTCAACCACGTGCCATTCGACGGAATGAACGAGCGTGCCCTGCTGGCGGGCGCACGCGACATCGGACTGTCCCCGGCGCTGGCACGGGTGCATTTCCCGCAGGGTGGGGCAGGTCTGGCGGCGGCTTACCATCGCCGCGCCGATGCCGCGCTGCGCGAATGGCTGGAACAGACCCCGCCCGAAGGACGGTTTCGTGACCGGGTGGCCGAGGCCGTCTGGCACCGGCTGACCCTGGTCGATCCCGAACTGGTGCGGGCCGGGGCGGCGGTGCTGGCGCTGCCACAGAATGCCGTGCTGGCGGCCCGGCTGGTCTGGGAAACCGCCGATACCATCTGGGTCGGGCTGGGCGATACTTCCGAGGATGCCAATTGGTATTCGAAACGTGCGACCCTGTCGGCGGTCATCAGTGCGACCGTGCTGTTCTGGCTGGGCGACAGTTCCGAAAACCATCAGGAAACGCGCGATTTCATTGATCGCCGGATTGACGGGGTCATGCGCTTCGAGACGATCAAGTCGCGTCTGTCGAAACTGCCCGGGGCGGAAAGCCTGGGGCGCGCGGCCTTTGGCTGGATGCGTGCGCCCCGTGATCGGAACCTGCCCGGAAAAACAAGACTATAG
- a CDS encoding site-specific DNA-methyltransferase produces MKIKHRRAASAQPLPLNQILAGDCIELMNSLPEESVDLIFADPPYNLQLRGDLLRPDNSKVDAVDDEWDQFSGFAAYDKFTREWLAAARRVLKPDGAMWVIGSYHNIFRVGAELQNQGFWIMNDVIWRKSNPMPNFRGKRLTNAHETMIWVAKSERSKYTFNYEALKSLNEGIQMRSDWVLPICNGGERLKDGKGDKAHPTQKPEALLHRVLVGTTNPGDVVLDPFFGTGTTGAVAKMLGRDFIGIEREAAYREVAQKRIDRVRRLDADSIATVKAKRAEPRVPFGQVIERGMLRPGEELYSIGNRHKAKVRADGSLVGNDVKGSIHQVGAALEGSSSCNGWTYWHYRREGKMIPIDLLRQQIRAEMADEVSRPN; encoded by the coding sequence ATGAAGATCAAGCACAGACGTGCGGCGTCCGCACAGCCCTTACCGCTGAACCAGATCCTGGCAGGCGACTGCATCGAGCTGATGAATTCGTTGCCCGAAGAGAGCGTGGATCTTATTTTTGCAGATCCGCCCTACAACCTGCAACTGCGGGGGGATCTTCTCCGGCCTGACAATTCCAAGGTCGATGCCGTCGATGACGAATGGGACCAGTTTTCCGGCTTTGCCGCCTATGACAAGTTTACCCGCGAATGGCTGGCCGCCGCACGGCGGGTTCTGAAGCCTGATGGCGCGATGTGGGTCATCGGCAGCTATCACAATATCTTCCGCGTCGGGGCAGAGTTGCAGAACCAGGGTTTCTGGATCATGAACGACGTGATCTGGCGCAAATCCAACCCGATGCCGAATTTCCGCGGCAAGCGGCTGACCAATGCGCATGAGACCATGATCTGGGTCGCGAAATCCGAGCGTTCGAAATACACCTTCAATTACGAGGCGCTGAAATCGCTGAACGAAGGCATCCAGATGCGCAGCGACTGGGTGCTGCCGATCTGCAATGGCGGTGAGCGTCTGAAGGACGGCAAGGGCGACAAGGCGCATCCGACGCAAAAGCCCGAAGCCCTGCTGCATCGCGTTCTGGTCGGCACCACCAATCCGGGCGACGTCGTTCTGGACCCGTTCTTTGGCACCGGCACCACCGGGGCGGTCGCCAAGATGCTGGGCCGTGATTTCATCGGCATCGAGCGCGAGGCCGCCTATCGTGAGGTGGCGCAGAAACGCATCGATCGCGTGCGTCGGCTGGACGCCGATTCCATTGCCACGGTCAAGGCCAAGCGGGCCGAACCGCGCGTTCCCTTTGGACAGGTCATCGAACGCGGCATGTTGCGCCCGGGCGAGGAACTCTATTCGATCGGCAATCGACACAAGGCCAAGGTGCGTGCCGATGGCAGTCTGGTCGGCAATGATGTCAAGGGCAGCATCCATCAGGTCGGTGCTGCACTGGAAGGTTCGTCGTCCTGCAATGGCTGGACCTACTGGCATTATCGCCGGGAAGGAAAGATGATTCCCATCGATCTGTTGCGGCAGCAGATCCGCGCCGAGATGGCCGATGAGGTCAGCCGCCCCAACTGA
- a CDS encoding DUF721 domain-containing protein, translating to MAQRFDKTKYPGRRRRRGFEAAATLLGDRVQKVAEGRGFAVARLLTHWPEIAGEQLARTTRPVRISYSRGGFGATLTLLTTGPAAPMVEMQLPQLREKVNACYGYNAIQRITLTQTAASGFSEGQAQFAPAPRPEPRPDPQDQKRAAEVAAQFEDDQLAQAMARLALNLSSRRKPKG from the coding sequence ATGGCACAGAGGTTCGACAAGACCAAATACCCCGGTCGGCGCAGGCGTCGCGGCTTCGAAGCTGCCGCGACGCTGCTGGGCGACAGGGTTCAGAAGGTCGCGGAAGGTCGCGGCTTTGCAGTGGCGCGTCTGCTGACCCATTGGCCCGAGATCGCCGGCGAACAGCTGGCACGCACGACCAGACCCGTCCGCATCAGCTATAGTCGGGGCGGGTTCGGCGCGACGCTGACCCTGCTGACAACCGGCCCGGCGGCACCGATGGTGGAAATGCAGCTGCCGCAGCTGCGCGAGAAGGTGAATGCCTGCTATGGCTATAATGCCATCCAGAGGATTACGCTGACCCAGACCGCAGCCAGCGGATTTTCCGAGGGTCAGGCCCAGTTCGCGCCTGCGCCGCGACCGGAGCCCCGGCCTGATCCACAAGACCAGAAACGGGCGGCCGAGGTGGCGGCCCAGTTTGAAGACGACCAGCTGGCCCAGGCAATGGCCCGGCTGGCGCTGAATCTCTCTTCCAGAAGAAAACCGAAAGGATAA
- a CDS encoding GSCFA domain-containing protein yields the protein MSAIMVHPYSSLPPSAFWRHGVATQAADAVSDIHHPAFSLTASDAIATAGSCFAQHLGRALRDAGLTVLDAEPAPKGIAPEFSRRYGFGLYSGRYGNIYTARQMIQLLDEIDSGQPDPLHVWSREGRFHDAFRPGLDPEGLDSVEEVMAIRQRHLSRVGAMLAQADVFVFTLGLTEAWRCRNTGRVYPTCPGVVAGSFDPAQHEFVNFSYPQVHEDLEGLYRRLQGFNSGMKLLLTVSPVPLTATASGQHVLPATQYSKATLRAAAGDMAAGNLDVDYFPSYEIVTNPAAAGKFYAEDLRQVTEAGVETVMRSFLAAHGLHLQEKPAREGAAPDDLICEDAMLEAFGR from the coding sequence ATGTCTGCAATCATGGTGCATCCCTATTCCAGTCTTCCCCCTTCGGCCTTCTGGCGCCATGGCGTCGCGACACAGGCTGCCGATGCGGTCAGCGATATCCATCATCCGGCCTTTTCCCTGACCGCCAGCGATGCCATTGCGACGGCGGGCAGTTGCTTTGCCCAGCATCTGGGGCGTGCGCTGCGCGATGCCGGGTTGACCGTCCTGGATGCCGAGCCAGCCCCGAAAGGCATCGCCCCGGAGTTTTCGCGGCGATATGGCTTCGGGCTCTATTCAGGGCGCTACGGCAATATCTATACCGCCCGGCAGATGATCCAGTTGCTGGACGAAATCGACTCGGGTCAGCCTGATCCGTTGCATGTCTGGTCGCGCGAGGGGCGTTTTCATGATGCCTTCCGGCCCGGTCTGGACCCCGAGGGGCTGGACAGCGTCGAAGAGGTCATGGCCATCCGGCAGCGGCATCTGTCACGCGTGGGGGCGATGCTGGCGCAGGCAGATGTCTTTGTCTTCACTCTGGGCCTGACCGAGGCATGGCGCTGCCGCAACACGGGGCGCGTCTATCCGACCTGTCCGGGGGTGGTCGCGGGCAGTTTCGATCCCGCGCAGCATGAGTTCGTGAACTTCAGCTATCCGCAGGTTCATGAAGATCTCGAGGGGCTGTACCGCCGTCTGCAAGGGTTCAACTCGGGGATGAAGCTGTTGCTGACCGTTTCTCCGGTGCCGCTCACGGCCACGGCGTCGGGGCAGCATGTTCTGCCCGCGACGCAATATTCCAAGGCCACCCTGCGGGCTGCCGCGGGGGATATGGCTGCTGGCAACCTGGATGTGGATTACTTTCCTTCATATGAAATCGTCACCAATCCGGCCGCGGCCGGGAAATTCTATGCCGAGGATCTGCGGCAGGTCACCGAGGCAGGCGTGGAGACGGTGATGCGGTCATTCCTTGCTGCCCATGGCCTGCACCTGCAGGAGAAACCCGCCAGGGAGGGTGCCGCGCCAGATGACCTGATCTGCGAAGACGCCATGCTGGAGGCATTCGGCCGATGA
- a CDS encoding alkane 1-monooxygenase: MSKPDPKSLPAAAPFWMSVVMIPLVILAATRGGFWWLLLPGYAWYLTTAMDGVLGLNENNPDPEAELSQLFWHRAVTLIWFPLQFLAIFGSIYHATHGGHLSGLEQLGLFFGIGVLSGTIGIVYAHELLHQKTRLERWCGDLLLATVLYSHFRTEHLLVHHSWVATPRDAVSARYNEGFYRFFWRVLRESPVSAWRAETRMLARAKRSIWDRRNPFWRYAALQLGMLALALVLGGVTGLMLFVFQAFVAIWQLELTNYVEHYGLTRRHLGDGRYEHIMPRHSWNAAHTASNWLLINLQRHSDHHYKPDRRFPLLQTYDEDEAPQLPLGYPAMTFVAMVPPWWRRRMNPRVRAWRRKFYPDIEDWSAYNQGNLPMPRSAL; encoded by the coding sequence ATGAGCAAGCCCGACCCCAAATCCCTGCCCGCCGCCGCGCCCTTCTGGATGTCGGTCGTCATGATCCCGCTGGTGATTCTGGCGGCCACCCGCGGCGGGTTCTGGTGGCTTTTGCTGCCCGGCTATGCCTGGTATCTGACCACGGCCATGGATGGGGTGCTGGGTCTGAACGAAAACAACCCCGACCCCGAAGCAGAACTGTCGCAATTGTTCTGGCACCGCGCCGTCACGCTGATCTGGTTTCCGCTGCAATTCCTGGCGATCTTCGGTTCGATCTATCACGCCACCCATGGCGGCCATCTGTCGGGACTGGAACAGCTTGGCCTGTTCTTTGGCATCGGCGTCCTGTCGGGCACGATCGGCATCGTCTATGCCCATGAGCTGCTGCATCAGAAAACCAGACTGGAGCGCTGGTGCGGCGATCTGCTGCTGGCCACGGTTCTCTATTCCCACTTCCGGACCGAACACCTGCTGGTGCATCATTCCTGGGTCGCCACCCCGCGCGATGCGGTATCCGCGCGCTACAATGAAGGATTCTATCGTTTTTTCTGGCGGGTTCTGCGTGAAAGCCCGGTCAGCGCATGGCGCGCGGAAACCCGCATGCTGGCGCGCGCGAAACGCAGCATCTGGGACCGGCGCAATCCCTTCTGGCGCTATGCTGCGCTGCAACTGGGCATGCTGGCGCTGGCCTTGGTGCTGGGCGGGGTGACCGGCCTGATGCTGTTCGTCTTTCAGGCCTTTGTCGCCATCTGGCAGCTGGAACTGACGAATTATGTCGAACATTACGGCCTGACCCGCCGCCATCTGGGTGACGGGCGCTATGAACATATCATGCCGCGCCACAGCTGGAATGCCGCGCATACGGCGTCGAACTGGCTGCTGATCAACCTTCAGCGCCATTCGGACCATCACTACAAACCCGACCGCCGCTTTCCGCTGCTGCAGACCTATGACGAGGACGAGGCGCCGCAACTGCCCCTTGGCTATCCGGCAATGACCTTCGTGGCGATGGTCCCGCCCTGGTGGCGCAGGCGCATGAACCCGCGCGTGCGGGCATGGCGGCGCAAGTTCTATCCCGACATCGAAGACTGGAGCGCTTACAATCAGGGCAATCTGCCCATGCCTCGTTCGGCGCTGTAG
- the mscL gene encoding large conductance mechanosensitive channel protein MscL, which yields MLKEFREFIARGNVMDMAVGIIIGAAFTAIVTSLVDDLINPIIGLVTGGVDFTNKYIVLSGEVAAGTGLETARESGAAIFAYGSFLMAVLNFLIVAWVVFMLVKAVNRAKSMAIEEEKVEEAPAGPTQEELLAQIRDLLATRAA from the coding sequence ATGCTTAAAGAGTTTCGGGAATTTATCGCCCGCGGGAATGTCATGGACATGGCCGTGGGTATCATCATCGGCGCCGCATTCACGGCGATTGTCACCTCGCTGGTGGATGACCTGATCAACCCCATTATCGGTCTGGTGACCGGTGGCGTTGACTTCACGAACAAATATATCGTTCTTTCAGGCGAGGTTGCAGCCGGAACCGGCCTTGAGACCGCGCGCGAATCCGGTGCGGCAATCTTTGCCTATGGCTCCTTCCTGATGGCGGTCCTGAACTTCCTGATCGTGGCATGGGTCGTGTTCATGCTGGTCAAGGCGGTCAACCGTGCCAAGTCGATGGCGATCGAAGAGGAAAAGGTCGAAGAGGCCCCCGCAGGCCCCACGCAGGAAGAGCTTCTGGCGCAGATTCGCGACCTTCTGGCGACTCGGGCTGCCTGA
- a CDS encoding Lrp/AsnC family transcriptional regulator, producing MSEIDAIDRRILALLQKQGRISNAELAARVHLSPSACHRRVQRLEETGVISDYVALLDARALRRQTTVFVEITLSGQSDEVLDGFERSVRAIPDVLECHLMAGTADYLLKIVVEDTDDFARIHRQHLSRLPGVAQMHSSFALRTVFRTTAIPVQP from the coding sequence ATGTCCGAGATAGACGCAATCGATCGCCGCATATTGGCCCTGTTGCAAAAACAGGGGCGAATCAGCAATGCCGAATTGGCCGCGCGGGTTCACCTGTCCCCCAGCGCCTGCCACCGCCGGGTGCAGCGCCTGGAAGAAACCGGGGTGATCTCGGATTATGTCGCGCTGCTCGATGCCCGCGCCCTGCGTCGCCAGACGACGGTTTTTGTCGAAATCACCCTGTCCGGGCAAAGCGACGAGGTGCTGGACGGGTTCGAACGTTCGGTCCGGGCAATCCCGGACGTGCTGGAATGTCACCTGATGGCGGGCACGGCGGATTATCTGCTGAAGATCGTGGTCGAGGATACCGATGATTTCGCCCGTATCCACCGCCAGCATCTGTCCCGGCTGCCCGGCGTCGCGCAAATGCATTCGTCCTTTGCGCTGCGCACGGTGTTTCGCACCACGGCGATTCCCGTTCAGCCATAG
- the rpsU gene encoding 30S ribosomal protein S21, whose product MQVNVRDNNVEQALRALKKKLQREGVFREMKLRQHFEKPSVKKAREKAEAVRRARKLARKKAQREGAL is encoded by the coding sequence ATGCAGGTCAACGTTCGCGACAACAACGTCGAACAGGCGCTTCGTGCCCTGAAGAAGAAACTTCAGCGCGAAGGTGTGTTCCGTGAAATGAAGCTTCGGCAACATTTCGAGAAACCGTCGGTCAAGAAAGCCCGTGAAAAGGCCGAGGCCGTCCGCCGCGCCCGCAAGCTGGCCCGTAAAAAGGCACAGCGCGAAGGCGCGCTGTAA
- the ald gene encoding alanine dehydrogenase, whose translation MKIGCPKEIKPQEFRVGLTPAATAEAVLRGHEVIIETEAGTGSGFTDEDYIAVGARIAGTAKDVFEQAEMIVKVKEPQPIERKMLREGQLLFTYLHLAPDRAQTEDLLASGVTSIAYETVTDSRGGLPLLAPMSEVAGRLAPQVGSWALQKANGGRGVLMGGVPGVRPANVVIIGGGVVGAAAARVAVGMGANVTVMDRSVPRLSYLDDVFMGKLTTQYANAATTAELIQTADMVIGAVLVPGAAAPKLITREQLSTMHPGAVLVDVAIDQGGCFETSRATTHQDPIYEVEGVVHYCVANMPGAVARTSTQALGNATQPFLLALADKGWRQAISDDPHLRAGLSTHQGKLTSLPVGEALGIDAIPADQILAG comes from the coding sequence ATGAAAATCGGCTGCCCCAAAGAGATCAAGCCACAGGAATTCCGGGTCGGGCTGACCCCTGCCGCAACGGCAGAGGCCGTGCTGCGGGGCCATGAGGTGATCATCGAAACCGAGGCCGGGACAGGTTCGGGCTTCACCGATGAGGATTACATCGCCGTCGGAGCAAGGATCGCCGGAACCGCCAAGGATGTGTTCGAGCAAGCCGAGATGATCGTCAAGGTCAAGGAACCGCAGCCTATCGAACGCAAGATGCTGCGCGAGGGGCAGCTGCTGTTCACCTATCTGCATCTTGCCCCGGACCGCGCCCAGACCGAGGATCTTCTGGCCTCGGGCGTGACATCGATTGCCTATGAAACGGTAACCGATTCGCGTGGTGGCCTGCCGCTGCTGGCGCCGATGTCCGAGGTCGCAGGACGACTTGCGCCGCAGGTCGGATCCTGGGCGCTGCAAAAGGCCAATGGCGGGCGCGGCGTTCTGATGGGCGGCGTTCCCGGCGTCAGGCCGGCCAATGTCGTGATCATCGGCGGTGGTGTCGTCGGTGCGGCGGCCGCGCGCGTTGCGGTGGGCATGGGAGCCAATGTCACGGTGATGGATCGCTCGGTGCCGCGCCTGTCCTATCTGGACGATGTCTTCATGGGCAAGCTGACCACGCAATATGCCAATGCGGCGACCACTGCGGAACTGATCCAGACCGCCGATATGGTCATCGGCGCCGTGCTGGTGCCCGGCGCGGCAGCCCCGAAACTGATCACGCGCGAACAGTTGTCCACGATGCATCCCGGTGCCGTGCTGGTCGATGTTGCCATTGACCAGGGCGGATGTTTCGAAACCTCACGCGCGACCACCCATCAGGATCCGATCTACGAAGTGGAGGGGGTGGTGCATTACTGCGTAGCCAACATGCCCGGCGCGGTGGCGCGCACCTCGACGCAGGCACTTGGCAATGCAACGCAACCATTCCTGCTGGCACTGGCGGACAAGGGCTGGCGTCAGGCCATCAGCGACGACCCGCATCTGCGCGCGGGGCTGTCGACGCATCAGGGCAAGCTGACCTCACTGCCCGTGGGCGAGGCGCTGGGGATCGACGCGATCCCTGCCGATCAGATTCTGGCTGGCTAG
- a CDS encoding NAD(P)H-quinone oxidoreductase, with protein sequence MFPDAMNAVEITAPGDADVLQMVRRPVPVPRHDEILIKIAYAGVNRPDVLQRKGSYAPPPDASDLPGLEASGEIVGLGAGVTRWRKGEQVCALLPGGGYAEYAVCHADHALRIPRGLSLKEGACLPETSFTVWSNVVQRGGLKGGERFLVHGGTSGIGMMAIQIGQALGARVFATAGSDKKCQVISDLGATAINYRNEDFVKRVAAAGGADLILDMVGGSYIPRNIRCLSLDGRLVMIAFLEGPKVELNFAHIMTKRLTVTGSTLRPQSDTAKAEIADAVRKQLWPLISSGAVKVVMDSEFALKDVAEAHRRMESSEHIGKIVLNVAGD encoded by the coding sequence ATGTTCCCCGATGCGATGAACGCGGTCGAGATTACCGCCCCCGGCGACGCCGATGTGCTGCAGATGGTGCGCCGTCCGGTGCCGGTGCCGCGCCATGACGAGATTCTGATCAAGATCGCCTATGCCGGCGTCAATCGCCCGGATGTTCTGCAGCGCAAGGGCAGCTACGCTCCGCCGCCCGATGCCTCGGATCTGCCGGGGCTCGAGGCTTCGGGCGAAATCGTCGGTCTGGGGGCTGGCGTCACCCGCTGGCGCAAGGGAGAGCAGGTCTGCGCCCTGCTGCCTGGTGGCGGCTATGCCGAATATGCGGTCTGTCACGCTGACCACGCCCTGCGCATTCCGCGCGGGTTGTCGCTGAAAGAGGGCGCCTGCCTGCCCGAAACCAGCTTCACCGTCTGGTCCAATGTCGTTCAGCGCGGCGGGCTGAAAGGCGGAGAGCGGTTTCTGGTGCATGGCGGCACCTCGGGCATCGGCATGATGGCCATTCAGATCGGTCAGGCCCTTGGCGCGCGGGTCTTCGCGACGGCTGGCAGCGACAAGAAATGTCAGGTGATCAGCGATCTTGGTGCGACCGCGATCAATTACCGCAATGAAGATTTCGTCAAGCGCGTCGCGGCAGCAGGTGGTGCGGACCTGATTCTGGACATGGTCGGCGGCAGCTATATCCCGCGCAATATCCGCTGTTTGTCGCTGGATGGCCGTCTGGTGATGATCGCCTTCCTCGAGGGCCCCAAGGTCGAGCTGAACTTTGCCCATATCATGACCAAGCGTCTCACGGTGACGGGCTCTACCCTGCGCCCACAATCGGATACGGCCAAGGCGGAAATCGCCGATGCCGTGCGCAAGCAACTGTGGCCGCTGATCTCCAGCGGCGCGGTCAAGGTTGTCATGGACAGCGAATTCGCGCTGAAGGACGTGGCCGAGGCCCATCGCCGCATGGAAAGCAGCGAGCATATCGGCAAGATCGTCCTGAACGTCGCGGGCGACTGA
- a CDS encoding DsbA family protein, with the protein MLIRSAATALTLALALPAFAPTAFAQDAATETTDVQVLPDIALGAEDAPVTIIEYASFTCGHCANFHSENWPKLKAEYVDTGKVRFIQRDVYFDQVGLWAGMLARCGGDDKYYAVSDMLFDEQKKWLAGGSGDEIATNLRKIGLKAGMTEDQMTACWDDGAKAEQLIATFQKNATADEIDATPTFIIAGETVSNRPWDDMKEIIEAKLDEAGE; encoded by the coding sequence ATGCTGATCCGCTCTGCCGCGACGGCTCTGACTCTCGCGCTGGCGCTGCCGGCCTTTGCCCCGACCGCCTTTGCGCAAGACGCCGCGACGGAAACGACGGATGTGCAGGTTCTGCCTGACATCGCGCTGGGGGCCGAAGACGCGCCTGTCACCATCATTGAATATGCCAGCTTCACCTGCGGGCATTGTGCCAATTTCCACAGCGAGAACTGGCCCAAGCTCAAGGCGGAATATGTCGACACCGGCAAGGTCCGCTTCATCCAGCGTGACGTCTATTTCGATCAGGTCGGACTCTGGGCGGGAATGCTGGCGCGCTGTGGCGGCGACGACAAATATTACGCTGTCTCGGACATGCTGTTTGACGAGCAGAAGAAATGGCTTGCCGGTGGTTCGGGTGACGAAATCGCCACGAACCTGCGCAAGATCGGCCTGAAGGCCGGCATGACTGAAGACCAGATGACGGCCTGCTGGGATGACGGCGCCAAGGCCGAGCAGCTGATCGCGACCTTTCAGAAGAACGCCACGGCGGATGAAATCGATGCCACGCCGACCTTCATCATCGCCGGTGAAACGGTCAGCAACCGGCCTTGGGATGACATGAAAGAGATCATCGAGGCCAAGCTGGACGAGGCCGGCGAATAA
- a CDS encoding ribonuclease T2 family protein: MTQFLSLVLLVLMSLAAYAGDQAGDFDYYVLSLSWSPTWCSETGDDRDADQCDIGRKTDFIVHGLWPQYERGWPQDCNSVERDPSRRQSNAMADLMGSGGLAWYQWKKHGRCTGLTAADYYQATRDAAEKIVIPPVFDDLDRDIRLPPAVVEEAFIEANPLLERDGVTITCRSAALQEVRICLTRDLEPRKCGPDIRSDCALPRILMEQVR, encoded by the coding sequence ATGACCCAGTTTCTTTCCCTTGTTCTTCTTGTTCTGATGTCGCTGGCTGCATACGCAGGTGATCAGGCCGGTGACTTCGATTATTATGTCCTCTCGCTCAGTTGGTCACCGACATGGTGCAGCGAAACCGGCGATGATCGTGATGCGGATCAATGCGATATCGGCCGCAAGACGGATTTCATCGTGCATGGCCTGTGGCCCCAATACGAACGAGGCTGGCCGCAGGATTGCAACAGCGTGGAACGTGATCCTTCGCGCAGGCAGAGCAATGCCATGGCCGATCTGATGGGCTCGGGCGGGCTGGCCTGGTATCAGTGGAAAAAACACGGGCGCTGCACCGGACTGACGGCAGCCGACTATTATCAGGCCACCCGCGATGCCGCCGAGAAGATCGTGATTCCCCCGGTATTCGATGATCTGGATCGCGATATCCGCCTGCCGCCAGCGGTGGTCGAGGAAGCCTTCATCGAAGCCAATCCCCTGCTGGAACGCGACGGCGTCACCATCACCTGCCGCAGTGCGGCCCTGCAAGAGGTGCGCATCTGCCTGACCCGCGATCTGGAACCGCGCAAATGCGGGCCGGACATCCGCAGCGACTGCGCCCTGCCCCGCATCCTGATGGAACAGGTGCGCTGA